A DNA window from Thermosynechococcaceae cyanobacterium Okahandja contains the following coding sequences:
- a CDS encoding response regulator, whose protein sequence is MSQMLPRPLIACIDDSRTVQLQVSLVLEKSGYQVLTFTDPVVAVPRLIAEPPHLILLDINLPGVDGYEICRQLRRSPSLEQVPIVMLTAKDDPVHRIRARGVGAVDYITKPVTPQELLKRIQKLLNVGISPVGAVPPDKPRLHENMPLWSVAHLRLALSGEQQQTLTNAIQKLQAAVTKAPQDPKPYAKLVVALYLTNQLAAARETLLKLITLAPTELNHYRNLAWLEEQLGNVQGAIAHYEYILRLDPTDQRCCGRLEFLRQHL, encoded by the coding sequence ATGAGTCAGATGCTGCCGCGTCCCTTAATTGCCTGTATTGATGATAGTCGCACGGTACAGCTTCAGGTGTCTCTTGTGCTCGAGAAGTCGGGTTACCAAGTGCTGACGTTTACTGATCCGGTTGTGGCGGTGCCGCGCCTGATTGCCGAGCCGCCCCACTTGATTTTGTTGGATATTAACTTGCCCGGGGTGGATGGCTATGAGATTTGCCGCCAACTGCGGCGATCGCCCAGTCTGGAGCAGGTGCCGATTGTCATGCTGACGGCCAAAGATGATCCGGTGCATCGCATTCGTGCCCGAGGGGTTGGCGCAGTTGATTACATTACTAAGCCTGTTACGCCGCAGGAATTGCTCAAGCGGATTCAAAAATTGCTGAATGTGGGCATCTCGCCGGTGGGGGCTGTCCCCCCCGATAAACCCCGCCTGCACGAAAATATGCCCCTGTGGTCAGTGGCGCATCTGCGTCTTGCCCTCTCGGGTGAGCAGCAGCAAACCCTGACGAATGCCATTCAAAAGCTCCAAGCCGCTGTCACCAAAGCACCCCAAGACCCTAAGCCCTATGCCAAATTAGTTGTGGCCCTGTACCTCACCAACCAACTGGCCGCTGCCCGCGAGACGCTGCTGAAGCTGATCACCCTTGCACCAACCGAGCTTAACCACTATCGCAACTTAGCATGGCTAGAGGAACAACTGGGGAATGTCCAGGGGGCGATCGCGCACTACGAGTACATTTTGCGCCTTGATCCAACAGATCAGCGCTGCTGCGGTCGGCTGGAGTTCTTGCGCCAACACCTCTAG
- a CDS encoding TolC family protein, with amino-acid sequence MSYFAFALKRWLALPVRAIVPMAFSGLLATTTPTQAAVVPADEAATIDESAEIAASTATLAQQPPTAESQPALIPLNPDPDTLALPEDVTLDLTQPLTLDQAIEVAIRNNLGLQISELQLQRARAQLNQALGQLYPTFSFQASVGQATRPSGQPAYLPLNFQQQLSLQQQQQQQGLQDLASQQLDASRILASQVQRLQQRFQGPQLTAFADQQNLELQQQLQQLQNSATEAATPSSFTPITLAPVNQLNYTNFFTNLFGATAGATSNAALVMNYTLFTSGGRAAAIQAARDQVRFSELEVQRQLDQLILDVSSDYYLAQQAKVQVQIGEAAVANAQVTLRDAIAFERAGIGTLLDVLTAEVNLANAQQNLSQARNLERSTRRQLAQRLNVNQTVDVAIADPVEPEGQWPLSLEDSIVLAFANRVELEQRLLQRQIALKNRQVALAAIRPQVSLLASGNMLDKLTDNLDPRFGYGVGIQMQLALFDGGSARASAARQEALAATAEEQYANQKNIIRLEVETAYINLKANETNITTARTAVSQATEGLRLARLRFQAGVGTQQEVTNAETNLTQAQGNLLAAILNYNRSLAALKRAVGYPGQTRLRGGTVLAPTQEP; translated from the coding sequence GCCGATGAGGCAGCCACAATCGATGAATCCGCAGAGATTGCGGCCAGCACGGCCACCCTTGCTCAACAACCCCCCACAGCGGAGAGTCAACCGGCCCTCATACCGCTGAACCCGGATCCCGATACCCTTGCATTACCCGAGGATGTCACCCTTGATCTGACGCAACCCCTGACCCTTGATCAGGCCATCGAGGTGGCCATTCGCAATAACTTGGGGCTGCAAATTAGTGAGCTGCAACTTCAGCGGGCGCGGGCACAACTGAATCAAGCCCTTGGCCAGCTTTACCCCACGTTCTCGTTCCAAGCCAGTGTGGGGCAAGCCACTCGCCCTAGCGGTCAACCTGCCTACTTACCCTTGAATTTTCAGCAACAGCTTTCGCTGCAACAGCAGCAGCAACAGCAGGGACTGCAAGACCTGGCCAGTCAGCAACTCGATGCCAGTCGCATTTTAGCCAGCCAAGTACAGCGGCTACAGCAACGCTTTCAAGGCCCCCAACTCACCGCCTTTGCCGATCAACAAAACCTCGAACTGCAACAACAACTGCAACAACTACAAAACAGTGCCACCGAAGCGGCGACTCCCTCCTCCTTTACCCCGATTACCCTTGCCCCTGTGAACCAGTTAAACTACACAAACTTTTTCACTAATTTGTTTGGGGCAACCGCAGGGGCAACCTCCAACGCCGCCCTCGTCATGAACTACACCCTGTTCACCTCTGGTGGACGAGCCGCGGCCATCCAAGCGGCTCGAGACCAAGTGCGATTTAGTGAACTGGAAGTGCAACGGCAACTGGATCAGTTGATTCTTGATGTTAGCTCCGACTACTATTTGGCGCAGCAGGCCAAAGTACAGGTACAAATTGGCGAAGCCGCGGTGGCCAATGCCCAAGTAACCCTCCGCGATGCCATTGCCTTTGAGCGGGCAGGCATTGGTACCCTGCTGGATGTGTTAACCGCAGAGGTGAACCTTGCCAATGCCCAGCAAAATCTTAGCCAAGCCCGTAATTTAGAACGTTCGACGCGGCGGCAGCTCGCACAACGGTTGAACGTCAACCAAACCGTCGATGTGGCGATCGCGGACCCGGTAGAACCCGAAGGCCAGTGGCCGTTATCCCTCGAGGATAGTATTGTCCTTGCCTTTGCCAATCGGGTGGAGCTAGAGCAACGGTTACTCCAGCGCCAGATTGCCCTGAAAAATCGCCAAGTCGCCCTTGCCGCCATCCGCCCACAGGTGAGTCTGTTGGCCAGTGGTAACATGCTCGATAAGCTTACCGATAACCTCGACCCGCGCTTTGGTTACGGTGTAGGCATTCAAATGCAGTTGGCTCTATTTGATGGCGGCAGCGCCCGCGCCAGTGCCGCCCGCCAAGAAGCCCTTGCCGCCACCGCCGAAGAGCAGTACGCCAACCAAAAGAATATTATCCGTCTTGAGGTGGAAACCGCCTACATTAACCTCAAAGCTAATGAAACGAACATCACCACCGCCCGCACCGCCGTTAGCCAAGCCACAGAGGGGCTGCGCCTCGCCCGGCTGCGGTTTCAAGCAGGGGTTGGGACGCAGCAGGAGGTCACCAACGCTGAAACAAACCTCACCCAAGCCCAAGGTAACCTTTTGGCAGCCATTTTGAACTACAATCGCTCCTTAGCTGCACTCAAGCGTGCGGTGGGCTATCCGGGACAAACACGGCTCAGGGGTGGTACCGTTTTAGCCCCTACCCAAGAGCCGTAA
- a CDS encoding GDP-L-fucose synthase, whose protein sequence is MTLTQQKILVTGGAGFLGRHVVTQLQQAGADPANITVVRSRQYDLRQLEACKAVVQGQDIVIHLAAHVGGIGLNQAKPAELFYDNLMMGAQLIDCAYRAGVQKFVCVGTICAYPKFTPVPFKESDLWNGYPEETNAPYGIAKKALLVQLQAYRQQYGFNGIYLLPVNLYGPGDNFDPASSHVIPALIQKIHTAQQRGEMAIEVWGDGSPTREFLYVEDAARGIVMATQAYNEPDPINLGTGTEISIKDLVTLIAELMDFQGKIHWQTEKPNGQPRRCLDTTQAEKQFGFRAHVPLATGLEQTIAWYRAAQPK, encoded by the coding sequence ATGACCCTCACACAGCAAAAAATTCTGGTCACCGGTGGCGCGGGCTTCCTTGGTCGGCACGTCGTTACCCAATTGCAACAGGCCGGTGCCGACCCCGCTAATATTACCGTGGTGCGATCGCGCCAGTACGATCTGCGACAGCTTGAGGCCTGCAAGGCGGTGGTGCAAGGGCAAGATATTGTCATTCACCTTGCGGCTCACGTGGGGGGCATTGGCCTGAACCAAGCGAAACCGGCGGAACTGTTCTACGACAACCTGATGATGGGAGCACAGCTCATTGACTGTGCCTATCGCGCGGGTGTGCAGAAATTTGTTTGCGTGGGCACCATTTGCGCCTACCCGAAATTCACCCCCGTCCCCTTCAAGGAAAGCGATCTCTGGAATGGCTACCCCGAAGAAACCAATGCCCCCTACGGCATTGCCAAGAAGGCACTGCTTGTGCAATTGCAAGCCTATCGTCAGCAGTACGGCTTCAACGGCATTTATCTGTTGCCGGTGAACCTCTACGGTCCAGGGGACAATTTTGACCCCGCCAGTTCCCATGTCATCCCGGCCTTAATTCAGAAGATCCACACGGCTCAACAGCGCGGTGAAATGGCAATTGAAGTATGGGGGGATGGCAGCCCGACGCGGGAGTTTCTCTACGTGGAGGATGCGGCTCGGGGGATTGTCATGGCCACCCAAGCCTACAACGAACCGGACCCCATTAACCTCGGCACAGGAACAGAAATTAGCATCAAAGACCTTGTGACGTTGATTGCTGAACTGATGGACTTTCAGGGCAAGATTCACTGGCAAACAGAAAAACCCAATGGTCAGCCCCGCCGCTGCTTAGATACCACCCAAGCAGAGAAACAATTTGGCTTTCGGGCACACGTTCCGTTAGCAACTGGGCTAGAGCAAACCATTGCATGGTACCGTGCAGCGCAACCCAAATAA
- a CDS encoding DUF975 family protein: protein MTRRLLSRAPAIARLKESSCGEVDMFGESEHTPEAIAQRRYRVRISQYISDGWQIYSANAGGYIGFLLLSAFISGALNNVPGVGPIVNGIISGLLLAGYYFVGFQIAHGQTPQFTSFFDGFKNNNFLPIFLTNLIMGLIINLFVVTASFFFVVASLPFLQRILEEANAQAPEPDPDIEQFLRVLEQLPPIPDGLSPIIFLLGLIILLPGVYFGICYTFAIPLVVEHKFDFWPALETSRRLISRDWFGFFLFNLSIVLLNVLGLCLCCVGLLVTAPLSTCAIVAAYRDIIGLNPSDDAMP, encoded by the coding sequence GTGACACGCCGCCTATTGAGCCGCGCTCCAGCGATCGCTAGGCTAAAGGAAAGCTCTTGTGGGGAGGTGGATATGTTTGGCGAGTCGGAGCATACACCGGAGGCGATCGCCCAGCGGCGTTATCGGGTGCGGATTAGCCAGTACATTAGTGATGGCTGGCAAATTTACAGTGCCAATGCGGGGGGCTACATTGGCTTTTTGCTGCTCTCAGCCTTCATTAGCGGTGCCCTCAATAATGTTCCCGGTGTCGGCCCTATTGTCAACGGCATTATTTCTGGCTTGCTTTTGGCGGGCTACTACTTTGTTGGGTTTCAGATTGCCCACGGCCAAACCCCTCAATTTACTAGCTTTTTTGATGGCTTTAAGAACAACAATTTCCTCCCCATTTTTCTGACGAACCTGATCATGGGGTTGATCATCAATCTTTTTGTGGTGACCGCCTCCTTCTTCTTTGTGGTAGCCTCGCTGCCCTTTTTGCAGCGCATTCTTGAAGAGGCCAACGCCCAAGCGCCAGAGCCAGATCCAGATATTGAGCAGTTCTTGCGGGTGCTCGAGCAACTGCCCCCCATCCCCGATGGTTTGTCCCCGATTATTTTCTTGCTGGGGCTAATTATCCTGCTACCGGGGGTGTACTTTGGCATTTGTTATACCTTTGCCATTCCCCTTGTGGTAGAGCACAAATTTGACTTTTGGCCTGCCCTAGAAACAAGCCGCCGCCTGATCTCTCGGGATTGGTTCGGCTTCTTTTTATTCAATCTCAGCATTGTTTTATTAAATGTGCTGGGGCTGTGCCTGTGCTGTGTGGGGCTACTGGTGACGGCTCCCCTGAGTACCTGTGCGATTGTGGCGGCCTATCGCGATATTATTGGCCTGAATCCCAGTGACGATGCAATGCCATAA
- a CDS encoding Fur family transcriptional regulator, with the protein MLTPSDASTLPPIRSLEDAIDRCQRLGLRLSRQRRAILDLLWEAQDHLSARQIYDRLNQAGKDIGHTSVYQNLEALSEHGIIECVERADGRLYGNISDSHSHVNCLDTQKILDVHVELPPDLIAAIEAQTGVKIVDYRIDFYGYQHRPTP; encoded by the coding sequence GTGTTGACGCCCAGTGACGCTAGTACCCTCCCCCCCATTCGCTCCCTTGAAGACGCCATTGATCGCTGTCAGCGGTTGGGGCTGCGGCTAAGTCGGCAGCGCCGTGCCATTTTAGACTTGCTCTGGGAAGCGCAGGATCACCTCTCGGCACGGCAAATTTATGATCGCCTTAACCAAGCGGGCAAAGATATTGGCCACACGTCGGTGTACCAAAATTTGGAGGCGCTTTCAGAACACGGTATTATTGAGTGTGTTGAGCGGGCGGATGGCCGCCTGTACGGCAACATTAGCGACAGTCACAGCCATGTGAACTGCCTCGATACTCAGAAAATCCTCGATGTTCACGTTGAGTTGCCCCCAGACCTCATTGCCGCAATTGAAGCCCAAACGGGGGTCAAAATTGTTGACTACCGTATAGACTTTTACGGCTACCAACATCGCCCTACTCCCTAA
- the gmd gene encoding GDP-mannose 4,6-dehydratase, translating into MGDRKRALITGITGQDGSYLSELLLEKGYEVHGIIRRTSTFNTDRIDHIYADPHQEGARLRLHYGDLTDGGTLRRILELSQPDEIYNLGAQSHVRVSFDAPQYTVETVAMGTLRLLEAIREYQDRTGNAVRFYQAGSSEMFGLVQEVPQRETTPFYPRSPYACAKVYAHWQTVNYREAYNLFACNGILFNHESPRRGETFVTRKITRAVARIVAGLQDKLYLGNLDARRDWGYAKDYVRAMWLMLQQDHPDDYVVATGETHSVREFLDLAFGYVGLNWQDYVEFDPRYLRPTEVELLLGDPTKAKTQLGWQPSVTFPELVTLMVEADLHAVGQGQNAPQSSSETVLDVVANRQSISKAD; encoded by the coding sequence ATGGGCGATCGCAAACGAGCATTAATTACCGGCATTACCGGCCAAGACGGCTCTTACCTGAGTGAACTGCTGTTAGAGAAAGGTTACGAAGTTCACGGTATTATTCGCCGCACCTCCACCTTTAACACCGACCGGATTGATCACATTTACGCTGATCCTCACCAAGAGGGAGCCCGGCTACGGCTGCACTACGGCGACCTCACCGATGGCGGTACACTGCGGCGGATTCTTGAGCTGAGTCAACCGGACGAAATCTATAACTTGGGAGCGCAGTCCCACGTGCGGGTCAGCTTTGATGCCCCCCAATACACCGTCGAAACCGTCGCCATGGGGACGTTGCGGCTACTAGAGGCCATTCGTGAGTATCAAGATCGCACAGGTAACGCCGTGCGATTTTACCAAGCAGGTTCCTCCGAAATGTTTGGCTTAGTGCAGGAAGTACCCCAGCGGGAAACCACCCCCTTTTATCCCCGCAGTCCCTACGCCTGCGCCAAGGTCTATGCCCACTGGCAAACCGTAAACTATCGCGAAGCCTATAACCTCTTTGCCTGTAACGGCATTTTGTTCAACCACGAAAGTCCCCGTCGGGGGGAAACGTTTGTTACCCGCAAAATTACCCGCGCTGTTGCACGAATTGTGGCGGGTTTGCAGGACAAGCTTTATCTCGGCAACCTTGATGCCCGGCGCGACTGGGGCTATGCCAAGGACTATGTGCGCGCCATGTGGCTGATGCTCCAGCAGGATCATCCGGACGACTATGTGGTGGCTACGGGTGAAACCCACTCGGTACGCGAGTTTTTGGATTTGGCCTTTGGTTATGTGGGGCTAAACTGGCAAGACTACGTGGAGTTTGACCCCCGCTACCTGCGCCCCACGGAGGTGGAGCTCCTGTTGGGGGATCCCACCAAAGCAAAAACCCAACTGGGATGGCAGCCCTCTGTGACGTTTCCGGAGTTGGTGACACTGATGGTAGAAGCCGATCTCCATGCCGTAGGCCAAGGGCAAAACGCACCGCAGTCCTCCTCGGAAACGGTGCTGGATGTGGTGGCCAATCGACAGTCCATTAGCAAGGCAGACTAA
- a CDS encoding pentapeptide repeat-containing protein, with protein MANPEHVERLQQGVTAWNQWREKNSDLRPDFGHADLTGANLELYNLTNANLEQANLAGADLRNALLKDAYLVGANLYMSDLIEADLQGACLQRATLAGADLYKSNIAMADLRQANLVGALLRRVNLVEATLAYANLTRANLFQANLHLADFKGAILQEAILESASLIEANFEHAILIAAKMTKANARRANFSGANLYKAEMDGMDLRNALLDETIR; from the coding sequence GTGGCAAATCCTGAGCACGTTGAACGTCTCCAGCAGGGAGTCACTGCTTGGAATCAATGGCGTGAAAAAAACAGTGACCTGCGCCCAGATTTCGGCCATGCCGATCTAACGGGAGCCAATCTTGAGCTTTACAACCTGACCAATGCCAACCTAGAGCAAGCCAACTTGGCGGGGGCAGATCTGCGCAATGCCTTGCTCAAAGATGCCTACTTGGTGGGTGCCAACCTTTACATGAGCGACTTAATTGAGGCCGATCTACAGGGAGCCTGTTTACAGCGGGCGACCCTAGCGGGCGCAGACCTCTATAAATCCAACATTGCCATGGCGGATTTGCGGCAGGCGAACCTTGTGGGGGCACTGCTGCGGCGCGTCAATTTAGTGGAAGCCACCCTAGCCTACGCCAACCTTACCCGTGCCAATTTGTTTCAGGCTAATTTGCACCTTGCGGATTTCAAAGGTGCCATTTTGCAAGAGGCCATTCTAGAGAGCGCCAGTTTAATTGAAGCAAATTTTGAGCACGCTATTCTGATTGCCGCCAAAATGACCAAGGCCAATGCCCGTCGGGCTAACTTTAGTGGCGCGAACCTGTACAAGGCGGAGATGGATGGCATGGATCTGCGCAATGCCCTCTTAGATGAAACGATTCGCTGA